The genomic stretch CCCGGTCGGTGCGCCGCTGAAGTACTCGTTCACCGCGTCCTGGACGCCCGGGTCCTCCGCGGCCTGCTCGCTGGAGGGGAAGTGCGCTGCCTCGGTGAACATCTTCACCTGCTGCTCCGGGGCGGTGAGCCACTCGACCAGGTCCTTGGCGGCCTCGACGTTCGGGCCGTCGGCCGGGACGCCGAGGAACGAGCCGCCCCAGTTGCTGGCGCCCTCCGCGGCACCCGGCAGCGGGGCGATGTCCCACAGCCCGGCACCGGAGTCACCCATCTGGGAGTTGATGTAGCCGAGCATCCAGGCGGGGCAGGCGATCGTGGCGAACGCCCCGTTGGAGAACGCGGCGTTCCACTCGTCACCGAACTGGCTGAGGTTGGCGGTCAGGCCCTCCTCGGCGGCCTGGCTGGCGTAGCCCCACGCCCGCTCGACGCCCTCGCTCTCCCCCGGGATCGGGTTGCCGTCCTCGTCGTTGTAGGCGACCTCGCCCTGGTACACCGAGGAGGAGAAGATGCTCGCCGGGCTGTCGACGAAGGCGGCGTCGGACGTGGACTGGTACTGCCGCGCGGCGTCCAGGTACGCGTCCCAGGTCGGCCACAGCTCGGCCACCTCAGCGCGGTCGGTGGGCAGGCCGGCCTCCTGGAACAGGTCCTTGCGGTAGCACATGGCCTGCGGGCCGGTGTCGGTGCCGAGGGCGATCGTGGCGCCGTCGGAGGTGGTGGCCTGGCCCCACTTCCAGTCGTAGAAGTTGCCCTCCAGCTCGTCGGCGTTCTCCTCCTGGCTCCAGTCGACGAACGCGTCGGCGTGGTTGCGCACGACGTCGGCGATGAAGCCGATCTCCAGGGCCTGGATGTCGTCGAGGCCGGAGTTGGCGGCCAGCCGGGTCTGCAGCGACTTGTAGTAGGCCGCGGACTGGGCGACGTTGTTCTGCTCGATCGTGACGTTGGGGTGCAGCGCCATGTACTCCTCGTAGAGACCGGCGTTGTCGAAGTCCATCGTGCCGAACGTGCCGACCGTCAGGGTGACGGGCGCGTCCGGGTCGTAGTCGGCGGCAGCAGCGCTGCTGTCGTCCGAGCCGCAACCGGCAGTCAGCAGGGCTGCGGCCAGCGCCGCCCCGAACACCGCCTTGCCTCGCGTGGAACGGGACATCTGACCTCCTGAGGAGACCCCGGGGCGCCTGCTCCGATGCAGGGCCGCTGCGGGGTGTGAGAACGCTCTCACGGCTGTGCGGCACAGAGTGGTGTGGGTCACTGTCACGTGTCAAGTAACGGTTGGGACACGGTGAGGGGGTGTCGGAAAGCGCTCTCACACGTCACCATGGGGAGACCACCACGCCAGCACGGGAGCCCGATGACCGACACCACCGCGCGTCCGGCGTCCCCGACGCTGGACGAGGTCGCCGTGCTCGCCGGCGTCTCCCGGGCCACCGTCTCCCGGGTCATCAACGACTCCCCGCGCGTGAGCCCGGAGGCGCGCGAGGCGGTGCGGTCGGCGGTCGCGCAGCTGCGCTACGTCCCCAACCGGATGGCCCGCAGCCTGGTCACCCGGCGCACCGACACGATCGCGCTGGTGCTCAACGAGCCCAACACCCAGGTGTTCAGCGACCCGTTCTTCGCCAGCATCGTGCGCGGGGTGTCCGCAACCCTGGCCGACACCGACCTCAACCTGGTGCTGCTGACCGCCCGCGACGAGCGTGAGCAGCAGAAGATCGGCCGGTACGCCCGCCAGGGCCACGTCGACGGCGTGATCCTGATGTCGGTGCACAGCAATGACCCGCTGCCGGAGATCCTCGAGGAGGCCGGCATCCCGCTGGTCCTGTGCGGTCGCCCCTTCGACGGCCGGGACCTCGCCTACGTCGACGCCGACAACTCCGGCGGCGCCGAGCTGGCCGCCCGGCACCTGCTCAGCACCGGCCGGCGGCGCATCGGCACGGTCACCGGCCCGCTGGACATGATCGCCGGCGTCGACCGGTTGCACGGCTGGCGCTCGGCGCTGCAGGCCGCCGGCGTGGAGGCCGCACCCCGGATGGTGGCCGAGGGCGACTTCACCGAGGCCGGTGGGGCCCGGGCGATGGCCGAGCTGCTGGAGGATGCCCCCGACCTCGACGCGGTGTTCGTCGCCTCCGACCCGATGGCCGTCGGTGCGCTGCGCACCCTGCGGGCGGCGGGCCGACGGGTGCCCGACGACGTCGCCGTCGTCGGCTTCGACGACGCGGCCGTCGCCGCGGTCTGCGACCCGCCGCTGACCACGGTCGCCCAGCCGCTGGGCGACATGACCCCGCTGCTCACCGAGCTGCTGCTGCGCCAGATCGACGGTGAGCGGGCGGAGTCCCGGATTGTCCCGACCCGGCTGGTCCGCCGCGCCTCCGCCTGACGAAGGACCCCCTCGCCCCCCACCGCTCGCAAGCTCGCGGCGGGCCCCTGCGAGGGGGCCGTTCCATCGAGTCACCTGGCTCGCGGCGGTCCCCGGCGAGGGGTCGTTCCAGCGGGTCACCTCGCGTCGAAACGCGCGGGACACACGCCGTGTCTAGGTTCGTCGCATGGCGGACCTCTTCGACGGCTACCCCCTCGGGCAGCAGTGGGACGAGATGTTCTCGGCCCCGTCGCAGCCACGCCCGCCCTACACCGGGCTCTTCGGCTCGCTGCAGCCGATGTCGGGCGAGGAGCTCGCCGCCCGCGCGGACGTGCTGTCCCAGACCTACCGCGACGCCGGGGTCACCTTCGCGCACGCCGGTGAGGAGCAGCCCTTCCCGCTGGACATCGTGCCGCGGGTGATCGGTGCGGGGGAGTGGTCGCTCATCGAGCGCGGGGTGGCCCAGCGGGTGCACGCGCTGGAGGCGTTCCTGGCCGACGTGTACGGCGCCGGCCAGGTGTTCGCCGACGGGATCGTGCCGCGCAGCGTCGTCACCACCAGCGCCCACTTCCACCGCGCCGCGCACGGGCTGGTGCCGCCCAACGGCGTCCGCCTGCACGTCAGCGGCATCGACCTGGTGCGCGACGAGGCCGGCGACTTCCGGGTGCTGGAGGACAACCTCCGCTCGCCGTCCGGCGTCAGCTACGTGATCACGAACCGGGCGGCGATGAGCCAGGTGCTGCCCGAGCTGTTCGCCGACCACCGGATCCTGCCGGTGTCGGACTACCCGGGCCGGCTGCTGGCCGCGCTGAAGGCCTCCGCCCCGCCGTCGGTCGCCGATCCCACGGTCGTGCTGCTGACCCCCGGCGTCTACAACTCCGCC from Modestobacter roseus encodes the following:
- a CDS encoding ABC transporter substrate-binding protein, with product MSRSTRGKAVFGAALAAALLTAGCGSDDSSAAAADYDPDAPVTLTVGTFGTMDFDNAGLYEEYMALHPNVTIEQNNVAQSAAYYKSLQTRLAANSGLDDIQALEIGFIADVVRNHADAFVDWSQEENADELEGNFYDWKWGQATTSDGATIALGTDTGPQAMCYRKDLFQEAGLPTDRAEVAELWPTWDAYLDAARQYQSTSDAAFVDSPASIFSSSVYQGEVAYNDEDGNPIPGESEGVERAWGYASQAAEEGLTANLSQFGDEWNAAFSNGAFATIACPAWMLGYINSQMGDSGAGLWDIAPLPGAAEGASNWGGSFLGVPADGPNVEAAKDLVEWLTAPEQQVKMFTEAAHFPSSEQAAEDPGVQDAVNEYFSGAPTGAIFGESAANIRRTPIGPYDTQIQEAFTTGLTDIATRGTSPDQAFEDALKAAEQAIGG
- a CDS encoding LacI family DNA-binding transcriptional regulator, with the protein product MTDTTARPASPTLDEVAVLAGVSRATVSRVINDSPRVSPEAREAVRSAVAQLRYVPNRMARSLVTRRTDTIALVLNEPNTQVFSDPFFASIVRGVSATLADTDLNLVLLTARDEREQQKIGRYARQGHVDGVILMSVHSNDPLPEILEEAGIPLVLCGRPFDGRDLAYVDADNSGGAELAARHLLSTGRRRIGTVTGPLDMIAGVDRLHGWRSALQAAGVEAAPRMVAEGDFTEAGGARAMAELLEDAPDLDAVFVASDPMAVGALRTLRAAGRRVPDDVAVVGFDDAAVAAVCDPPLTTVAQPLGDMTPLLTELLLRQIDGERAESRIVPTRLVRRASA